The following coding sequences are from one Achromobacter sp. B7 window:
- a CDS encoding response regulator transcription factor — protein MTAVLLVDDHAMFREALALALANAVPTLTLHPAANGRDALEVLARHDDITNVIMDYYLPDIAGAELLRRMRQRRSQLRVLVLSASEDPEDRRRAMEAGAQAFMNKSASCQELVAALDAINDASPPLHLSAAGGDAHPTQDEAALLRTLTPRQQEVLRLMCDGLRNKEISERLSMTEKTVKTHVSAILAALGVLNRTQATLVARRGGVFGRPA, from the coding sequence ATGACGGCCGTACTGCTGGTCGACGACCACGCCATGTTCCGCGAAGCCCTCGCCCTGGCCTTGGCCAACGCGGTACCCACGTTGACGCTGCATCCGGCCGCCAATGGCCGGGACGCGCTGGAGGTGCTGGCCCGCCATGACGACATCACTAATGTAATCATGGACTACTACCTACCGGATATCGCCGGCGCGGAATTGCTGCGGCGCATGCGACAACGTCGTTCGCAATTGCGCGTACTGGTGCTGTCCGCTTCGGAAGACCCCGAAGACCGGCGCCGCGCCATGGAAGCCGGCGCCCAGGCCTTCATGAACAAGTCGGCCAGTTGCCAGGAACTGGTGGCCGCGCTGGATGCCATCAACGATGCCTCCCCGCCCCTGCACCTGTCAGCGGCCGGCGGCGACGCGCACCCCACGCAAGACGAAGCGGCGCTGCTGCGCACGCTGACGCCGCGTCAGCAGGAAGTGTTGCGGCTGATGTGCGATGGCCTGCGCAACAAAGAAATCTCCGAGCGCTTGAGCATGACGGAAAAAACCGTGAAGACGCACGTGTCGGCCATCCTGGCCGCACTCGGCGTGCTTAATCGCACACAGGCGACGTTAGTGGCTCGACGCGGCGGCGTGTTCGGCCGGCCGGCGTAG
- a CDS encoding peptidase domain-containing ABC transporter: MTMLERLTLGVKRRVPRLLQTEAAECGLACVGMIAGFHGHHQSLASLRGRFPVSLSGSTLATLIHVASQLGLASRPVKAGLGALGKLALPCILHWEFNHFVVLTAINGRWATLIDPARGTRKVAISELSASYTGVALELWPTPDFVTAHEARPVRLRELTGRIAGLGAAFSQVLLLALALEVLTVVQPFFLQWVVDHVLNTGDRDLLTTLALAFGLLMVMLQLTSVARSWMLLYLGTTLNLQWRTNVFTHLLRLPVGYFERRHLGDIVSRFGAIDAIQRTVTTSFLEALLDGMVMVITLVLMFLYSPPLAWIALGAMALYGLARWAGYASLRYATEEHIVHAAKEQSHFLETVRGVKAIKLFQHQDDRRSRWLALLVNEINADLRVQKWTLFFRTFNGLLFGLSSIAILWSGARLVLNGQFTVGALLAFIVYKTLFDKRVAALLDKLVDVKMLRLQGERLADIVREAPEAIDETPRDIADPGGGAGVRPPVIEVRNLRFRYSPHEPYVLDGVSLRIESGESVAITGPSGGGKTTLVNILLGILTPTDGEVLVDGAPVRGPGAASLRKMAGTVLQDDVLFAGSIGENISFFDPRFNADRAQRCARIAAIHDDIVAMPMGYNTLVGDMGTVLSGGQKQRVLLARALYKQPSVLFLDEATSHLDIDRERVVNTAIARLAMTRVIVAHRPDTIAAAGREISLVDGKIAADSGRRSATPAGRTRRRVEPLTSPVCD; encoded by the coding sequence ATGACGATGCTTGAACGCCTGACGCTGGGCGTCAAACGCCGCGTGCCGCGCCTGTTGCAGACCGAGGCGGCCGAATGCGGGCTGGCCTGCGTGGGCATGATCGCCGGCTTTCATGGGCATCACCAAAGCCTGGCCAGCCTGCGCGGCCGCTTTCCGGTGTCGCTGTCAGGCTCGACCCTGGCGACGCTGATCCATGTGGCCAGCCAGCTGGGGCTGGCCTCGCGTCCCGTCAAGGCGGGGTTGGGCGCGTTGGGCAAGCTGGCGCTGCCGTGCATCCTGCACTGGGAGTTCAACCACTTTGTGGTGCTGACCGCCATCAATGGGCGGTGGGCCACGCTGATCGATCCGGCGCGCGGCACCCGCAAGGTCGCCATCAGCGAGTTGTCGGCGTCGTACACCGGCGTGGCCCTGGAACTTTGGCCCACGCCGGATTTCGTCACCGCGCACGAGGCGCGGCCCGTGCGGCTGCGCGAACTGACCGGGCGCATCGCGGGCCTGGGCGCGGCGTTTTCACAAGTGCTGCTGTTGGCGCTGGCGCTGGAAGTGCTGACGGTGGTGCAGCCCTTCTTTCTGCAATGGGTGGTGGACCATGTGCTGAACACCGGCGACCGCGACCTGCTGACCACCTTGGCGCTGGCCTTCGGGCTGTTGATGGTGATGCTGCAACTGACCTCGGTCGCGCGCAGCTGGATGCTGCTGTACCTGGGCACGACGCTGAATCTGCAATGGCGCACGAACGTCTTCACGCATCTGCTGCGCTTGCCGGTCGGCTATTTCGAACGGCGTCACCTGGGCGACATCGTGTCGCGCTTCGGCGCCATCGACGCCATCCAGCGCACCGTGACCACGTCGTTCCTGGAAGCCCTGCTGGACGGCATGGTGATGGTGATTACGCTGGTGCTGATGTTCCTGTACAGCCCGCCGCTGGCGTGGATCGCGTTGGGGGCAATGGCGCTGTATGGGCTTGCGCGGTGGGCCGGCTATGCGTCGCTGCGCTACGCCACCGAAGAGCACATCGTGCACGCCGCGAAAGAACAGTCGCACTTTCTGGAAACGGTGCGCGGCGTCAAGGCCATCAAGCTGTTCCAGCATCAGGACGACCGCCGATCACGGTGGCTGGCCTTGCTGGTCAATGAAATCAACGCCGATTTGCGTGTACAGAAATGGACGCTGTTTTTTCGCACGTTCAATGGCTTGCTGTTCGGGCTGTCGTCCATTGCCATTCTGTGGTCGGGCGCGCGGCTGGTGCTGAACGGCCAGTTCACCGTCGGCGCCTTGCTGGCGTTCATTGTTTACAAGACGCTGTTCGACAAGCGCGTGGCGGCGTTGCTGGACAAGCTGGTGGACGTGAAGATGTTGCGGCTGCAAGGCGAGCGGCTGGCCGATATCGTGCGCGAAGCGCCGGAGGCCATCGATGAAACGCCGCGCGACATCGCAGATCCTGGCGGCGGCGCTGGCGTGCGCCCGCCCGTGATCGAGGTGCGCAACCTGCGCTTTCGTTACAGCCCGCATGAACCCTATGTGCTGGACGGCGTGAGCCTGCGGATCGAGTCGGGCGAATCCGTGGCCATCACCGGGCCATCGGGCGGCGGCAAGACCACGCTGGTCAATATCCTGCTGGGTATTCTTACGCCCACCGATGGCGAAGTGCTGGTGGACGGCGCACCGGTGCGCGGCCCGGGCGCGGCGTCGCTGCGCAAGATGGCGGGCACGGTCTTGCAGGACGATGTGCTGTTTGCGGGTTCCATCGGCGAGAACATCAGTTTTTTCGATCCGCGTTTCAATGCCGATCGCGCGCAGCGCTGCGCCCGCATCGCCGCCATTCACGACGATATCGTTGCCATGCCCATGGGCTACAACACGCTGGTGGGCGATATGGGCACGGTGCTGTCGGGCGGCCAGAAGCAGCGCGTGCTGCTGGCGCGGGCGCTGTACAAGCAGCCGTCCGTGCTGTTCCTGGACGAGGCCACCAGCCATTTGGACATCGACCGTGAACGCGTGGTCAACACGGCGATTGCGCGGCTGGCCATGACGCGCGTCATCGTTGCGCATCGGCCGGACACCATCGCCGCCGCGGGCCGCGAGATATCGCTGGTGGATGGAAAGATTGCCGCCGACAGCGGGCGGCGCAGCGCTACGCCGGCCGGCCGAACACGCCGCCGCGTCGAGCCACTAACGTCGCCTGTGTGCGATTAA